Below is a genomic region from uncultured Erythrobacter sp..
AGGATGCGCGGGTTGCTTGCCTCCAAGCGGTCAAGCGTCAGCTCGGCCAGCTGCTCTTCGGAAAAGCGCATGCGGGAGCTCATCAACTCGTTGCGACCCAGCACGATCATAAAGTCGCGCCCATGGCTGTAGAGCTCGAGCGTTTCGCCGTCCTGGATGTCGGCGGTGTCGAGAAGTTCGCGTTTGAGCATTTTTGTTCCTGCGTGCCGGAGCCACCCGCTCCCTCCACCCTTCCACCCGGATCGTAACCCGGTGTGATAATCCGGGTGGAAGGGTGGAGGGAGCGGGTGGCGCGGTCAATCCATAAAGAAGGCCCGCCGAAATCGCTTTCGGCGGGCCTTGCTGTTTCGCTTGCGCTAAAGGCTTAGTCCTTCAGGAAGTCCGGCATTGCTGCGGGGCCATCATTGTCGCCGCCGCCGTCACGATTGCCACCGCGACCACCACGGTCGCCGCCGCGGCCACGACCGCCGCCGCCACCGCGCGGACCACGACGGTCCCCACGATCACCGCGCGGTTTGCTCTCGCGTGGTGGGCGTGTGTCTTCCAGCTCTTCGCCGGTTTCTTGGTCAACAACGCGCATCGACAGACGGACCTTGCCGCGCTGGTCGATCTCGAGAACCTTGACCTTTACTTCCTGGCCTTCGCTGACGACGTCAGTGACCTTCTCGACCCGCTCGTTCTTCATTTCGGAGACGTGGACGAGACCGTCCTTGCCGCCCATGAAGTTCACGAACGCGCCGAAATCGACGATGTTTACGACCTTGCCGTTGTAGATCTTGCCCACTTCGGCTTCCTCGACGATGCCTTCGATCCACGCGCGTGCTGCGGCGATCTCGTCTGCATTCGAAGAGCTGATCTTGATCGTGCCTTCGTCGTCAATGTCGACCTTGGCGCCGGTTTCAGCGACAATTTCGCGGATAACCTTACCGCCCGTGCCGATAACGTCGCGGATCTTCGATTTGTCGATCTGCATCGTTTCGATACGCGGAGCGTGCTTGGAAACCTCGGTGCGGGCGCCGGTCAGAGCCTTCGCCATTTCACCCAGGATGTGCGCGCGGCCGGCTTTCGCCTGTTCGAGCGCTTTTTCCATGATTTCCTTGGTGATGCCGGCAACCTTGATGTCCATCTGGAGGCTGGTGATGCCTTCTTCTGAACCGGCAACCTTGAAGTCCATGTCGCCGAGGTGATCTTCGTCACCCAGAATGTCGGACAGAACTGCGAAGTCGCTGCCTTCGAGGATCAGACCCATCGCAATGCCCGAAACCGGACGTGCGAGCGGAACGCCTGCATCCATCATCGACAATGCACCGCCGCAGACAGTCGCCATTGAGGACGAGCCGTTGGACTCGGTGATGTCGGACAGAACGCGGATCGTGTACGGGAAATCTTCCGTGTTGGGCAGAACCGGACGCAGCGCGCGGAAAGCGAGCTTGCCGTGGCCGGTTTCGCGGCGGCTGGTAAAGCCGAAACGGCCCACTTCACCGACCGAATAGGGCGGGAAGTTATAGTGCAGCATGAAGTTGCTGTAGCTAAGGCCTTCCAGACCGTCGATCATCTGCTCTGCATCTTTGGTGCCGAGCGTGGTGGTGCAGATCGCCTGCGTTTCACCGCGGGTGAACAGCGCCGAACCGTGGGTACGCGGCAGCAGGCCGACCATGGCTTCGATCGGGCGAACCTGATCGAGCTTGCGTCCGTCGATGCGGGTGCCGTCCTTGATGATGGCGCCGCGAACGATTTCGGCTTCCAGCTTCTTGACCGCCTTGTTGGCGACCATCTGGGTCTGGCCTTCTTCCTCGGCGAAAGCTTCTTTCGCCTTGGCGCGCGCTTCGTTCAGAGCATCGGAACGCGCCGACTTGTCGGTCAGCTTGTAAGCAGCCGCGATGTCGTCTCCGACGATGCCGCGCAGCTTTTCCTTGATTGCCGAAGTGTCGTCGCTGGTGTCGACTTCCCAAGGTTCCTTGGCAGCCTGTTCAGCCAGATCGATGATCGCGCCGATGACCTTGCGGCTTTCCTCGTGAGCAAACATGACCGCGCCGAGCATCTGCTCTTCGGTCAGTTCTTTCGCTTCGGATTCAACCATCATCACCGCGTCGTTGGTCGCCGCGACAACGAGGTCGAGATTGCCGTCTTCGCCCAGCGCATCGGTGATGCTCGGGTTGAGGACATATTCGCCTTCATTGTTGAAGCCGACGCGCGCTGCGCCGATCGGACCCATGAAGGGAAGGCCGCTAATGGTCAGAGCAGCAGAGGCTGCGATCATTGCGACGATATCTGGCTCGGTTTCGCCGTCATAGGACAGAACCTGGCAGATCACGTTGATTTCGTTGTAGAACCCTTCAGGGAAGAGCGGGCGCACCGGACGGTCGATCAGACGGCTGGTGAGCGTTTCTTTCTCTGTCGCGCGACCTTCGCGCTTGAAGAAGCCGCCCGGGATACGGCCGGCTGCCGAGAATTTTTCCTGATAGTGAACGGTGAGCGGGAAGAAGTCCTGCCCCTCGCGAACACTCTTGGCGGCGGTGACTGCGCACAGCACCACGGTTTCGCCATAAGTGGCCAGAACAGCGCCGTCTGCCTGACGGGCAATGCGGCCTGTTTCCAGAGTGAGGGTTTTTCCGCCCCACTCCACCGATACGGTTTTCGTGTCGAACATGTATTTTCCTTTTGAACCCGCATGACGCCTTATTGCGTGGCGGGGCCTACTTGTGCCGGGGATACCGTCCCGGTCCGGTGCGGGGCTAATCGCGCCCCATTTTTCCGCTCCCGGCCGAATTGCTCGGGAGAGGATAGACAAAGGGCGGCCCTTGGAGCCGCCCCTTGAAAAACTCTTACTTACGCAGACCCAGCTTCTGGATCAGGGCGTTGTAACGCTCGACGTCTTTCTTCTTGAGAAAGGCGAGCAGGTTGCGGCGCTTGTTGACCATCATCAGAAGGCCGCGACGCGAGTGGTTGTCCTTGTGGTTGGACTTGAAGTGTTCGGTGAGGTTGCGGATGCGCTCGGTGAGGATCGCGACCTGAACTTCGGGACTGCCCGTATCGCCTTTGGCCTGGGCATTGTCCTTGATAATTTCTTGCTTACGCTCGGGTGAAACCGACATATTTTCTCTTTCTACTCAGCGACATCGGGAAGGTTGAAACCCCTGACAACTTTCGCTGTCCCATCCGAAATTTCCATAAGCGCGACAGGGACGCTGTCCAGCATCGCACAATAGAGCCCGGATGGTTGGGGCAATCCAGACAAGACCCGGCCTTCTCGGGCCGCCTGCGCGTCTGTCTGGTTGAGGTTGAGGGCCGGGATGTCGTCCAGCCCCGCCTCTAACGGCAGGAGGAGGTCTTCAAGGGCCGCGCCATTAGCGACTTCGTTCAGTTTGTCCAGCGAAATCGCTTGGGATTCGGTGAATGGACCGGCCTTTGTCCGCCTTAGATAGGTAACATGGCCGAGACTTCCAAGGTCGCGCGCGATGTCGCGGGCAAGACTGCGGATATAGGTGCCTTTGGAAACGTGCGCGGTTAGGGTGATCGCATCGCGTTCGTGACCGCCATCGGCGATGGTGAGCGCATGAATCGTGACCGCACGCGTTTTGAGCGTCACTTCCTCCCCAGCCCTCGCCAGATCATAGGCGCGCTTGCCATCGACTTTGAGCGCCGAATAGGCTGGCGGCACCTGCTCGATCGCGCCTGTGAAGTGAGGGAGCGCCGCCTCTACCTGCTCCAGCGTTGGGCGGTGATCGCTGCGTTCGACGACTTCGCCTTCGGTGTCGAGCGTGGCGGTCTCCTCGCCGAACTTGAGAGTGAAGTCATAAATCTTGCTCGCATCAAGCATCCGCCCAGCGAGCTTGGTCGCCTCGCCAAGCGCAATCGGCAATACCCCTTCGGCCAGCGGGTCCAGAGTGCCACCATGGCCCACCTTCGTCTTGGCATAGCCGCCCTGACGCAGATTGCGCTTCACCGCCGCGACAGCCTGCGTCGATCCAAGCCCGCGCGGCTTGTCGAGGATGATCCAGCCATTCGGCGCGGGTTTAAGCTCGCTCATGCCGCCCCGCTAGGCGCAGTTGGCCATTTGCTCAAGCGGCAGAAGGCTCCTCTGCGCCCGAGCGGAAGCCGAACTTCGCCCGTTTGCCGAACACCACGAGATTGGTGAGCAAGGCCACAAGGACCGAGCTGAACAGCACGAACACCATCACGTCGATATAGTGCAACCAGTCGAGGCCGAGATAGCGGTAGAATGTCGTCCCGCCCCAGACCGCGCGGTCGGTGTAGAGATAGAAGGTGTGGAACGCGTAGATCCCGACGCCGTAGGCCAGCCCCGTAACCGCCGCGCGCGCATCCATATTGCGGAACAGCAGCGCCGCGATAAAGGCGGACAGGATCGGCATGGAGAGCAGTCCGTTCAATTGCTGCAACAGATCGATAATGCTCTCTGCATTCGAGTAGATCGGCACCAGCAGGATCGAGACGACCATCGCGCCGATCCCGACCTTGCGGTTGAGCCGCACGACATCGACGTCCGGATTGACAAACTTGCGGTGGAAATCGACCGACCAGAGCGTGATCGTCGCGTTCATCACAGCAGAATAGGTGGTCAGCACCGCCGCCGCGATCATCGCTGCGAATAGCCCGCTGGTCCAACTGGGCATGATGTCCCCGACAAGACGGCCATAGGCTTCGTCCCCGACGCCGCCGTAGAGTTTGAACGCCACGACGCCCGGAATAACCACAATCGGCGGCACGATCAGCACGCGAATGATGGCAGCCGCCATGATGCCCTTTTGCGCTTCTTTCACATTGGGAGCAGCAAGAGCCTTTTGCGTGATGTTCTGATTGGTCGACCAGTAGAATATCTGGATGAAGATCATGCCGGTGAACAGCGTGTGGAACGGTATCTGGGAATCGTAATCCCCGACCATCGAGAGCCGCTCTGTCGGCACGCCGGAGAAGTCGAAACCGATGGCTTTCAGCGCGAGGAACACAACCAGCAAAGCCAGCGCAAGAATGCCGATGCCGCTATAGGTGTCGAGCACCGCCACAGCGCGCAGTCCGCCGAGGATCGCATAGGCCGCGCCGACAATCGCAAAGACGATTGCTATCGCCATCAAGCCGCGATCCACTGCCATTCCGGGATCTTCGCCAAAAGGCGGCACGATCACAAATTGCCCCATCTCCAACCCGAACAGCGACTGGATAAACAGCGACCCGCTATAGATCACCGCAGGCAGGTAAATGAACAGATTGCCCGCGAGGAACAGGCCCGAGATTACCGTGCGGATACTCGCGCCGTCATAGCGCTTTTCGAGCAGTTCGGTGACGGTCGTGCAATTGTTGCGATAGTAGATCGGCACAAAGATGAAGGCGAGCATCAGCAGGCCGATAAATCCGGCGATCTCCCACCAAGCGACCAGCAGCATCTGCGCGCCGTTCATGCCCACCAGCTGATCGGTCGAAAGGTTGGTCAGCGTGATCGCGCCCGCGACGAAGAACCAGCTCAGTCCCCCGCCTGCGAGGAAAATCTCCTTGTCCGCCGATGCATGGCTGGCCGCGCGCGCTGCCGCCACCTTGCGCCACACAAGCGCGGCGAGAATGGCCATCAAGGCGAAAAAGACCGCAATCTGGACGACGTTCATTCAAATTCTCCCTCGCCCGCATGCCCCTATTCGCGGAATTGAGTTGTCCTAGAGCAAGGCGTGTCGCAAAGAAATTCCCGATGACTGACAAGCTTCAGAATATTCACGAATTGTTTGAACTGCGCGCAGGCGGGACGCTGCTGGCACTCGAAGCGCGTAAAGGCGAGCGGGCGCATATCCTCTATGCCGGGCCTGACCTGCCCGGTGCCAATGCCGAAGAACTGGCGCTGCTAGCGACACGGCAACATGCGCCGGGCACGCCTGCGGTCCATCAGCGCGGGTCGCTGCTCAACGAGGTCGGAACGGGCATTTCGGGACCGTCCAGCCTTATCGGCCACCGCGGCGGCATGGATTGGGCAATTGATTTGCGCGTAGTGGAAGTGATCGAGCTGTCCCCGCAGGCTGTCGAAATCCACTGCGAAGACAGCACCTGCGGCCTAGCTAGCGTGCATTCCTTCGCACTCGATCCGGCAACCGGCATGTTGTCGAGCAGCACGCGGATCGAAAATCGCGGCGATAGCACTTTCGACCTCGATTGGTGCGCAGCGCTGTGCCTGCCCTTCGACCCACGCCTAACGCGCTTCCTCAGCTTCACCGGACGCTGGGCTGGCGAGTTTCACATCGAGGAAGTCCCCGCATTTCAGGGCAGCATTGTGCGCGAGAACAAGGCCGGGCGGACCAGCCATGACTCCTTCCCCGGCGGAATTCTCGCCAGCGCCGACACGAGCGAGATGCACGGCCCGGCCTGCGGTTTCCACCTCGCATGGAGCGGCAATCACCGCCTGCGGATCGACCGCCACAGCGACGCTCGCGGCTTTGTGCAGATGGGCGAAATGGGCTTTCCCGGCGAGTTTCGACTGGCAGCGGGTGAGCACTACCAATCACCCGAGGCGCTGGTTGCTTGGTCGCAGGACGGGCTGAACGGTGTCTCGCACGCCTTCCACGAATATTTGTGCGGATCGGTGCTCGACAAACGCAGCCGCACCGCGCCCCGCCCCGTCCACTACAACACATGGGAAGCGGTCTATTTCGGCCATGACGAAGACACGCTGATTGACCTCGCCGAGCGCGCCGCCGCTGTTGGCGCAGAGCGCTTTGTGCTCGACGATGGCTGGTTCGGCGGTCGGCGCAACGATGCGGCAGGACTGGGCAATTGGTGGGTGAGCGGACAGGTCTATCCCAAAGGCCTTCACAAGCTGGCGGGCCGCGTGCGCGAGCTAGGCATGGAATTCGGCCTGTGGTTCGAACCCGAAATGGTCAATCCCGACAGCGACCTCTACCGCGCGCATCCCGACTGGGTGCTGAGAGCTGAAGGCGTTGAGCCAGTGCCATCGCGCGGTCAGTTGACGCTCGACCTCACCCGAAGCGAAGTGTGCGACTATCTGTTCGACAAGATCAACGCGCTCGTCGTCGAATACGCCATCGACTACATCAAGTGGGACATGAACCGCGATATCCAGCATCCGGGCAGCGGCGGGCGAGCGGTCGCGGGCGCGCAGACGCGGGCTGTCTACGCCTTGATCGCGCGCCTCCGCTCTGCCCATCCCGCTCTAGAGATCGAGAGCTGCGCGTCGGGCGGTGGCCGCGCCGATTTCGGCATCTTGCGCAACACCGACCGGGTCTGGACCTCGGACAATAACGATGCGCGCGCACGGCAGTCGATCCAGCGCGGCGCTTCGCATTTCCTGCCTCTTCGCGTCCTCGGCAGCCATGTCGGGCCAAAGCGCTGCCACATTACGGGGCGCAAATTCTCCATGGCCTTCCGCGCGGCGAGCGCCATTTTCGGCCATATGGGAATGGAGCTGGACCTGCGGCGCGAGAGCGAGCGCGATCTGGCGGTGCTCAAGGCAGGCATCGCGCTCTACAAGCAGCACCGCGAGCTGATCCATGCGGGGCGCTTCTACCGGCTCGATGGGTCGCCCGCCACCAATCTGGTCGGATGCGTCGGCACCGATCGATGCGAAGCGCTGTTCTCTTACGCTGTGCTCGAAAACGAGATCGTCACCCTGCCCGCGCGCATCCACTTCGCCGGGCTCGATCCGCTGGCGCAATACCGCGTCAAGCTGGTCTGGCCACAGCACAATCCTTCGATCTCCTCACCCTCGATTGTTGACGCCGCCGGTCTACAGGGCGAAGGAACGCTCATATCGGGAGCAGCGCTGATGGGTCACGGGATTCAGCCGCCGCTTACCCATCCCGACACCTGTCTGATCTATCACCTTAAGGCTGAGACGTGAGCGAGAATTTCGACCTTCTGGTCATTGGCGGCGGCATTAACGGCGCAGGCATTGCCCGCGATGCGGCGGGGCGCGGCATGTCGGTGTGTCTGGTTGAGAAGGACGACCTTGCGGCGCATACGTCCAGCTCCTCAACCAAGCTGGTCCATGGCGGACTGCGCTATCTCGAACATTTCGAATTCCGGCTGGTGCGTGAAAGCCTGATCGAGCGTGAGCGGCTGCTGGGCCTTGCCCCGCATATCATCTGGCCGCTGCGCTTTGTGTTGCCGCACGACAAAGGATTGCGGCCCAAATGGATGCTCCGGCTGGGCCTGTTTCTCTATGACAATCTGGGCGGGCGCAAATTGCTGCCGCCGACCAAGACGGTCGATCTGCGCGCCGCTCCGCATAGCGAAGTGCTGGAAGAGCGGCTCACAACAGGCTTTGAATATTCCGATTGCTGGGTCGAGGATGCACGGCTGACCGTGCTCAATTGCGTCGACGCGATGGAGCGCGGCGCCGAAATCCGCACCCGCACAGAATGCACCGCGCTGGAGCGGCGCAGGGATGTCTGGATCGCCACTTTGCGCGGGGAAGACGGCAACGAGGAGCGGATTGTCGCGCGCCAGGTCGTCAACGCTGCTGGCCCGTGGGTCGATACGGTTCTGGGCCGCGCGATCCCCGGCGCTGAGCACAACAATCTGCGTCTCGTCAAAGGCAGCCACCTGATCTTCCCGCGCCTGTTCGAAGGCGATCACGCTTATATCTTTCAAAACAAGGACAACCGGATCGTCTTTGCGATTCCCTATGAGCGCGAATTCACGCTGGTCGGCACCACCGATGTCGGTTTTGAAGGCGATCCATCGGGCATCCAAATCTCGGAGGAAGAGAAGCGCTATATCTGCGATGCGGTGAACGAATATCTGCGCGTCGACGTATCGCCCGATCAGGCCGTGTCGAGCTATGCCGGGGTGCGCCCGCTCTATGATGACAAATCTGCATCAAACTCGACCGTGACGCGCGACTATGTGTTCGAGGTTGATCGCGGCGAGGCGGGCGATGCGCCGCCAATGCTCTCGATCTTCGGCGGCAAGATCACAACCTATCGCAAGCTTGCCGAACATGCGCTTGAAAAGCTGGGTCATTCCAAAGATGACTGGTCCGCGCGCGAGCCATTGCCCGGAGGGGACTTCGCGCCCGAAAAGTTTGACGAGAAGCTGGAATGGCTCAGCGGGCGCAAGCCATGGACCCCCGCCGATGTCCTACGCAGGCTCTACCGCGCCTATGGCACGCGGATCGAACAGGTTCTCGGCACCGCCGTATCGACCAGCGAGCTCGGCGAACATTTCGGCGGCGGTTTCTACGAAGCCGAGCTGAACTATCTGGTTGAGCACGAATTTGCCCGCAGCGCCGAGGATGTGCTGTGGCGTCGCAGCAAGCTTGGTCTGCATTTGGACGATGCGGCTCAGCAGCGTTTGGCAGCATGGTTCGATAAGAAGGCGCTCTTGTGACGCAGCTTGCCCGCTCAATCGGTGGCCGCGCGACCTATCGCCGCGATCATCGCAAGGCCGATGGGCGGATGCTCCACCTCTATGGCCGCGAGGCACATAGCCTTCCGCCCCAGAGCGAAAGCGCTGACGAGATCGCACAAGGCGGTGAGCTGCGCCGCCACCCGCTAAGGCAGGAATGGAATGTCTATGCCGCGCATAGGCAGAACCGGACGTTCAAGCCTTCCGCCGCCGACGACCCACTCGCACCCACAATCCCCGGCGGGCCGGAGACCGAGATTCCCTTCGCCGATTTTGAATGCGCTGTGTTCGAGAACAAGTTCGCCGCCTTCCACCCCGGCGCGGCCAGCGCAGCCGACCTTGGCGGCATCGAAACCGAACCGGCCAAGGGCGCATGCGATGTCGTGGTCTATGCTCCCGAAGCGACAGGCAGCCTCGAATCCATCGGCAGCGACCGGCGGCAAGTGCTGCTCGGCGCGCTGATCGACCGCTACGAGACGCATTTCGCTGCGGGGTGCGAATATGTCCTGCCGTTCGAAAATCGCGGCGACGAGGTGGGCGTGACGCTCCACCATCCGCATGGCCAGATTTACGGCTTTGACCGCGTGCCCGACGTCCAGCAGCGCGCGATTGATGCCTTTGCGAGCGGGTACGATCTTGCAGGCGAGATCGCCGCTGCCCTGCCCGATTATGGCCTTGGCGTCGAAGGCGGCATGGCGGCTTTCGTCCCGCGATTTGCGCGCTTCCCCTACGAAATCTGGATCGCCCCGCTTGCCGCCCGTCAGGGGCCGTGGGATTGCTCTGACGAGGAATTGCAGGCGCTCGATTACTGGCTCGGCGAAGTCACGCGGCGCTATGACGCTTTGTTCCAGCAGCCTGCCGCGACGATGATGGCGTTTCATGCAGCGCCCAATGGCGGATCGACCGGATACCACTTCACCGTCCAGTTCTACCCGCTGCTGCGCGCGCCCGGACGGGTCAAATATCTCGCTTCGGTCGAGCAGCACACCGGTACGTTTACCGTCGATGTGATGCCGGAGGACGCGGCGCAGACACTTCGGAAGTTCGTGCGCGATGCCTGAGACTTTCACCGCCACTTATCTTGGGCATGCGCCCGGACGGGTCAATCTGATCGGCGAGCACACCGATTATAATGGCGGCATGGTCCTGCCTGCCGCGCTGTCGATCGGGATCGAGGTTTCTCTCTCCCCGCGCAGTGACAGCATGGTCGCGGTCACCTCGAACAATTACGACGCGCCAGCGGTGCGCGACCTCGCTGATGATGCCGTGGGCGAGTGGTCAGACCCTTGTGTGGGCGCCTTGCGAGAGGCCAATGCGCTGGGCCTGCTCCAAGGCGGGGCCAGCATAGACATCCGCTCGACCATGCCGGAGGGGTCGGGCCTGTCCTCCTCTGCTGCGCTGATCGTCGCGATCCTGAAGGCCGCGCGCGAGGCCGGTGGTGGGACGCAGAATGATGTGGAGCTGGCGGTCGCGGCGCGCCGGGTCGAGAACCATTATATGGGCGTGCCTTGCGGGATCATGGACCAGATGGCAGTCGCGCTGGCGACGCCCGGCACCGCGATGGCGCTCGACACCAAGAGCCTTGACTGGACCATCGCCTCCCTGCCCGCCGGTTACGCAATGCTGGTCGTGCATTCGGGCCTCACCCGCAAGCTGACCGATGGCCGCTACGGCGCGCGCAAGGCGGAGTGCGACGCAGCCAAGCGGTATTTCGGGACCGAGGATCTGTGCCTGCTGGACCGCGCACAGGTCGAAGGGGCAGACCTCGACGACATACCCAAACGCCGCGCACTCCACTGCCTCACCGAGCATCGGCGCACCGTCGAAGCAGTTGACGCTCTGGAGGCTGGCGCAATGGCCCGCTTCGGCGAGTTGATGAACGAAAGCCACGCCTCGATGCGCGACCTGTTCGACATGTCGCTGCCCGAAATCGATGCGCTGGTGGCGAGCGCGCAAGAACTGGGAGCCTTGGGCGCGCGGCTCACCGGTGGCGGCTTTGGCGGGTGCATTGTGGTGTGCGTGCAGGCGGAACGGCGCGAGGCGCTGCTGGAGCAATTGCTCGCCCGGCATTCGGGCGCGCGCTTTGTCGAC
It encodes:
- the truB gene encoding tRNA pseudouridine(55) synthase TruB, translated to MSELKPAPNGWIILDKPRGLGSTQAVAAVKRNLRQGGYAKTKVGHGGTLDPLAEGVLPIALGEATKLAGRMLDASKIYDFTLKFGEETATLDTEGEVVERSDHRPTLEQVEAALPHFTGAIEQVPPAYSALKVDGKRAYDLARAGEEVTLKTRAVTIHALTIADGGHERDAITLTAHVSKGTYIRSLARDIARDLGSLGHVTYLRRTKAGPFTESQAISLDKLNEVANGAALEDLLLPLEAGLDDIPALNLNQTDAQAAREGRVLSGLPQPSGLYCAMLDSVPVALMEISDGTAKVVRGFNLPDVAE
- a CDS encoding SLC5 family protein: MNVVQIAVFFALMAILAALVWRKVAAARAASHASADKEIFLAGGGLSWFFVAGAITLTNLSTDQLVGMNGAQMLLVAWWEIAGFIGLLMLAFIFVPIYYRNNCTTVTELLEKRYDGASIRTVISGLFLAGNLFIYLPAVIYSGSLFIQSLFGLEMGQFVIVPPFGEDPGMAVDRGLMAIAIVFAIVGAAYAILGGLRAVAVLDTYSGIGILALALLVVFLALKAIGFDFSGVPTERLSMVGDYDSQIPFHTLFTGMIFIQIFYWSTNQNITQKALAAPNVKEAQKGIMAAAIIRVLIVPPIVVIPGVVAFKLYGGVGDEAYGRLVGDIMPSWTSGLFAAMIAAAVLTTYSAVMNATITLWSVDFHRKFVNPDVDVVRLNRKVGIGAMVVSILLVPIYSNAESIIDLLQQLNGLLSMPILSAFIAALLFRNMDARAAVTGLAYGVGIYAFHTFYLYTDRAVWGGTTFYRYLGLDWLHYIDVMVFVLFSSVLVALLTNLVVFGKRAKFGFRSGAEEPSAA
- a CDS encoding galactose-1-phosphate uridylyltransferase → MTQLARSIGGRATYRRDHRKADGRMLHLYGREAHSLPPQSESADEIAQGGELRRHPLRQEWNVYAAHRQNRTFKPSAADDPLAPTIPGGPETEIPFADFECAVFENKFAAFHPGAASAADLGGIETEPAKGACDVVVYAPEATGSLESIGSDRRQVLLGALIDRYETHFAAGCEYVLPFENRGDEVGVTLHHPHGQIYGFDRVPDVQQRAIDAFASGYDLAGEIAAALPDYGLGVEGGMAAFVPRFARFPYEIWIAPLAARQGPWDCSDEELQALDYWLGEVTRRYDALFQQPAATMMAFHAAPNGGSTGYHFTVQFYPLLRAPGRVKYLASVEQHTGTFTVDVMPEDAAQTLRKFVRDA
- the glpD gene encoding glycerol-3-phosphate dehydrogenase; its protein translation is MSENFDLLVIGGGINGAGIARDAAGRGMSVCLVEKDDLAAHTSSSSTKLVHGGLRYLEHFEFRLVRESLIERERLLGLAPHIIWPLRFVLPHDKGLRPKWMLRLGLFLYDNLGGRKLLPPTKTVDLRAAPHSEVLEERLTTGFEYSDCWVEDARLTVLNCVDAMERGAEIRTRTECTALERRRDVWIATLRGEDGNEERIVARQVVNAAGPWVDTVLGRAIPGAEHNNLRLVKGSHLIFPRLFEGDHAYIFQNKDNRIVFAIPYEREFTLVGTTDVGFEGDPSGIQISEEEKRYICDAVNEYLRVDVSPDQAVSSYAGVRPLYDDKSASNSTVTRDYVFEVDRGEAGDAPPMLSIFGGKITTYRKLAEHALEKLGHSKDDWSAREPLPGGDFAPEKFDEKLEWLSGRKPWTPADVLRRLYRAYGTRIEQVLGTAVSTSELGEHFGGGFYEAELNYLVEHEFARSAEDVLWRRSKLGLHLDDAAQQRLAAWFDKKALL
- the galK gene encoding galactokinase; this translates as MPETFTATYLGHAPGRVNLIGEHTDYNGGMVLPAALSIGIEVSLSPRSDSMVAVTSNNYDAPAVRDLADDAVGEWSDPCVGALREANALGLLQGGASIDIRSTMPEGSGLSSSAALIVAILKAAREAGGGTQNDVELAVAARRVENHYMGVPCGIMDQMAVALATPGTAMALDTKSLDWTIASLPAGYAMLVVHSGLTRKLTDGRYGARKAECDAAKRYFGTEDLCLLDRAQVEGADLDDIPKRRALHCLTEHRRTVEAVDALEAGAMARFGELMNESHASMRDLFDMSLPEIDALVASAQELGALGARLTGGGFGGCIVVCVQAERREALLEQLLARHSGARFVDAVSAD
- the pnp gene encoding polyribonucleotide nucleotidyltransferase translates to MFDTKTVSVEWGGKTLTLETGRIARQADGAVLATYGETVVLCAVTAAKSVREGQDFFPLTVHYQEKFSAAGRIPGGFFKREGRATEKETLTSRLIDRPVRPLFPEGFYNEINVICQVLSYDGETEPDIVAMIAASAALTISGLPFMGPIGAARVGFNNEGEYVLNPSITDALGEDGNLDLVVAATNDAVMMVESEAKELTEEQMLGAVMFAHEESRKVIGAIIDLAEQAAKEPWEVDTSDDTSAIKEKLRGIVGDDIAAAYKLTDKSARSDALNEARAKAKEAFAEEEGQTQMVANKAVKKLEAEIVRGAIIKDGTRIDGRKLDQVRPIEAMVGLLPRTHGSALFTRGETQAICTTTLGTKDAEQMIDGLEGLSYSNFMLHYNFPPYSVGEVGRFGFTSRRETGHGKLAFRALRPVLPNTEDFPYTIRVLSDITESNGSSSMATVCGGALSMMDAGVPLARPVSGIAMGLILEGSDFAVLSDILGDEDHLGDMDFKVAGSEEGITSLQMDIKVAGITKEIMEKALEQAKAGRAHILGEMAKALTGARTEVSKHAPRIETMQIDKSKIRDVIGTGGKVIREIVAETGAKVDIDDEGTIKISSSNADEIAAARAWIEGIVEEAEVGKIYNGKVVNIVDFGAFVNFMGGKDGLVHVSEMKNERVEKVTDVVSEGQEVKVKVLEIDQRGKVRLSMRVVDQETGEELEDTRPPRESKPRGDRGDRRGPRGGGGGRGRGGDRGGRGGNRDGGGDNDGPAAMPDFLKD
- the rpsO gene encoding 30S ribosomal protein S15, with protein sequence MSVSPERKQEIIKDNAQAKGDTGSPEVQVAILTERIRNLTEHFKSNHKDNHSRRGLLMMVNKRRNLLAFLKKKDVERYNALIQKLGLRK
- a CDS encoding alpha-galactosidase translates to MTDKLQNIHELFELRAGGTLLALEARKGERAHILYAGPDLPGANAEELALLATRQHAPGTPAVHQRGSLLNEVGTGISGPSSLIGHRGGMDWAIDLRVVEVIELSPQAVEIHCEDSTCGLASVHSFALDPATGMLSSSTRIENRGDSTFDLDWCAALCLPFDPRLTRFLSFTGRWAGEFHIEEVPAFQGSIVRENKAGRTSHDSFPGGILASADTSEMHGPACGFHLAWSGNHRLRIDRHSDARGFVQMGEMGFPGEFRLAAGEHYQSPEALVAWSQDGLNGVSHAFHEYLCGSVLDKRSRTAPRPVHYNTWEAVYFGHDEDTLIDLAERAAAVGAERFVLDDGWFGGRRNDAAGLGNWWVSGQVYPKGLHKLAGRVRELGMEFGLWFEPEMVNPDSDLYRAHPDWVLRAEGVEPVPSRGQLTLDLTRSEVCDYLFDKINALVVEYAIDYIKWDMNRDIQHPGSGGRAVAGAQTRAVYALIARLRSAHPALEIESCASGGGRADFGILRNTDRVWTSDNNDARARQSIQRGASHFLPLRVLGSHVGPKRCHITGRKFSMAFRAASAIFGHMGMELDLRRESERDLAVLKAGIALYKQHRELIHAGRFYRLDGSPATNLVGCVGTDRCEALFSYAVLENEIVTLPARIHFAGLDPLAQYRVKLVWPQHNPSISSPSIVDAAGLQGEGTLISGAALMGHGIQPPLTHPDTCLIYHLKAET